A region of the Thermomicrobiales bacterium genome:
AAGAGCGCGATGCCGACCGGGAGGACGCGCATATCGGTCGAGCTGGTGACGGTGAGCGCCCAGAGGAATTCGTTCCAGGAAGCCAGCAGCGACAGAAAGGCGAAGGCTGCCAGGGCGGGTTGGGCCAGGGGCAGGTAGATGTCCTTGAAGACCTGGAAGGGATTGGCGCCTTCCAGCGTGGCGGCTTCGAAGAAGTCGCGCGGGATGCCGAGCATGTACTGGCGGATCATGAAGACGCCGAACGAGCTGAAGATCAGGGGAATGATGAGTCCCTGGTAGGTGTCGAGCCAGCCGAACTCGCGCATGATGACAAAGCGCGGCACGATCAGCACCTGATCGGGCACCATCAGGCCAGCCAGCAAGATGAAAAAGAGCAAGTCCCGTCCCGGGAAGCGCAACTGCGCGAAGGCGAAGGCCGCCACTGCCGCGAGCGCTACCTGTCCAAAGGTGCGCGCGATGGTGACTACGATCGAGTTGAAATAGAAGCGCAGGAAGGGGACCGAGTCGAAAACATCCTGGTAGTTCTGCCAGCGGATTTCGCTCGGGATCAGGCTCGGTTTCACCTGGAAAAGATCGCTCATTGGTTTGAGCGAGGTGGAGATCGACCAGACGAAGGGGAGCATGAAGAGAATCCCCACCGTCAGCAAGACGACGTGCAGGAGCAGCCGAGACCAGCGGAATCCCTTTGGCGCGCTCATGCGTAGTGCACCCATTTGCGTTGCAGCCGGAACTGGATGATGGTGAAGACGAGAATCATCACCAGCAACACCCAGGCGACGGTGATGGCATAGCCCATGCGGAAGTTGCGGAAGCCTTCCTCATAGATGTAGTAGACGACGGTGGGCAGCGTATTGGTCTGGTCGATACGGGTCATCACGTAGACCAGGTCGAAGACCTGCAGCGAGTAGATCACCCCAATGACCGACAGGAAAAAGATGGTCGGGGTCAGGAGCGGCAGGGTGACATCGCGGAAGCGTTGCCAGGAGCCGGCGCCGTCGAGCGATGCGGCTTCGTAGTAGTCGCGCGGAATCGCCTGCAGTCCGGCGAGATAGATGATCATGTCGTAGCCGACCCCGCTCCAGAGCAGCACGATCACGATTGCCGCGACGGCCCAACGGGGTTGGGAGAGCCATTCCGGCCCGGTGACGCCAATACGGCGCAGAAAGCTGTTGATCGGCCCGAAGGCGGGATCGTAGAGCCATTTCCAGATGGTGCCGATAGCGACCGGCATGGTCAAGACCGGCAGGAAGAAGAGGACGCGGTAGAAGGCGCGGTAGCGGATGTTCATGTTCAGCGCC
Encoded here:
- a CDS encoding carbohydrate ABC transporter permease, which codes for MSAPKGFRWSRLLLHVVLLTVGILFMLPFVWSISTSLKPMSDLFQVKPSLIPSEIRWQNYQDVFDSVPFLRFYFNSIVVTIARTFGQVALAAVAAFAFAQLRFPGRDLLFFILLAGLMVPDQVLIVPRFVIMREFGWLDTYQGLIIPLIFSSFGVFMIRQYMLGIPRDFFEAATLEGANPFQVFKDIYLPLAQPALAAFAFLSLLASWNEFLWALTVTSSTDMRVLPVGIALFQGQFFTNTAVLLAAANMATFPLLIAFLFFQKRLVEGVALSGLK
- a CDS encoding sugar ABC transporter permease; translation: FWGYAMIAPVFLGFAVFFLIALGASLYLSLTRWDMLSSPVYVGLQNYRTVLHDPEFRTALFNTVAITIPHIVLRLICALALALALNMNIRYRAFYRVLFFLPVLTMPVAIGTIWKWLYDPAFGPINSFLRRIGVTGPEWLSQPRWAVAAIVIVLLWSGVGYDMIIYLAGLQAIPRDYYEAASLDGAGSWQRFRDVTLPLLTPTIFFLSVIGVIYSLQVFDLVYVMTRIDQTNTLPTVVYYIYEEGFRNFRMGYAITVAWVLLVMILVFTIIQFRLQRKWVHYA